The following proteins come from a genomic window of Panicum hallii strain FIL2 chromosome 8, PHallii_v3.1, whole genome shotgun sequence:
- the LOC112902678 gene encoding disease resistance protein RPM1-like yields MADLVLGLAKTAVEGTVAIARTAIEEEDKLQKSVKRDLILISDELEMMNSFLNVARDRVTDDVTGTLVRQVRNMALDVEDCIESVVHLDDDKTHWWRRLLPSCVPAAAPAVHLDSAVADLELLKARVEAMGQRNLRYSRIGDPAGSKPTGDEQTHHRQGAAASTTASKSILLRSAASSSERFCHTNLLSSLITHWRCSSCVHHQVISVFGTVGVTSVIKRAYEDQEILEDFRCRAWVKLTHPFNPREFIRSVVAQFCRNRVDLAVATEDDVVIKEFMEQMSSHKYLVVLEDVSSMDDWEAVRVYLPHNNYGSCIVVSTHELEVASLCVGHPRGVYELQKLSAHHSVYAIAKKDAPERTVDKLKIAREWLDKHPLVGPELDLLLHFRFNVARGGFGGGVFSVWGISGVGRSFLVKHLYYDMLTTLGRSDRFKYGWVNVSRPFDLMDLSWSLLLDLNDGSLQDRMSVMQDPIQECHEYMCNHRCVVVIDGLQSTEEWDLIKIALELGTSRHCVVVVTSEESVAKYCATDRDRVWNVKGLGVDHAFEIIQKRYKRHHQAATEDEMHILHKCGGLPKVICAVAGMCYQEGYSWKSLVKDNFVSELKAKPSLEDLFVWLLSYFHSCPDFLKPCIFYLSIFPLNHIIRRRRLVRRWIAEGYSRDSKESTAEKNGEMSFSKLVNLSMIQVPRTTERTVEQKSMRMPLCQVNGFFREYIVSQSMEDNLVFALEGHCDKNLHRTGRHLAIEMSWDRDQNVYESIDFARLRSLTVFGQWESFFVSDKMRLLRVLDLEDVSSGLTNRDVEQMVKLLPRLKFLSLRGCREISHLPDSLGGLWQLQTLDIQGTSVTMLPPSIIKLEKLQYLRAGITKHEHHHHQANTEAADQKPAQSASPMSRTLGSCLLSKLSRHRLLGGSSHNGVKVPGGIGKLSDMHTLGMVDIGTAGGDAILEELKKLTQLHKLGVSGINRNNIQKFYSVISGLAHLESLSLRVQVDEDDEAGWLDLDDISFEPLVNLRSLKLYGLVRKLPTWTKQLKNLRKLSLQMTMLPKEGIDDIIDSQSQLDHIRLFLSEFQDGELHFGREFIFLGLLEISCNSRVQATITFHDNFLLKVLRIRCWGESSLRFSGLQSLKALEEVWLSSPYDDGLKQHLESELAERPEEWSVLRLEEPGSWIPWLLTSS; encoded by the exons ATGGCGGACCTCGTGCTCGGTTTGGCCAAGACGGCGGTGGAGGGGACGGTGGCCATCGCCAGGACCGCCATCGAGGAGGAGGACAAGCTGCAGAAGAGCGTGAAGCGCGACCTGATCCTCATCTCCGACGAGCTCGAGATGATGAACTCCTTCCTCAACGTCGCCAGGGACCGCGTCACCGACGACGTGACGGGGACCTTGGTGCGGCAGGTCCGCAACATGGCCCTGGACGTGGAGGACTGCATCGAGTCCGTCGTGCACCTCGACGACGACAAGACGCACTGGTGGCGCCGCTTGCTCCCGTCCTGCGTGCCGGCGGCAGCCCCTGCGGTGCATCTGGACTCCGCCGTTGCCGACTTGGAGCTGCTCAAGGCGAGGGTGGAGGCCATGGGTCAGCGGAACTTGCGCTACAGCCGCATCGGCGACCCTGCTGGTTCTAAGCCTACCGGCGATGAGCAGACGCATCATCGGCAGGGTGCCGCGGCCAGCACAACAGCATCAAAAAGCATCCTCCTTCGCTCCGCTGCATCGAGTAGTGAACGCTTCTGTCACACTAATCTACTCAGCTCGTTGATCACACACTGGAGATGTTCGTCTTGTGTCCATCATCAGGTGATCTCAGTGTTCGGAACAGTTGGGGTGAcgtccgtcatcaagagggccTATGAAGACCAAGAAATCTTAGAGGACTTCAGATGCCGGGCCTGGGTGAAGCTGACGCATCCTTTCAATCCCCGGGAGTTTATCAGGAGCGTGGTGGCTCAATTCTGTAGAAACCGTGTGGACCTTGCGGTGGCTACAGAAGACGACGTCGTCATCAAGGAATTCATGGAGCAAATGAGCAGTCACAAGTACCTAGTAGTCCTTGAAGACGTCTCCAGCATGGATGACTGGGAGGCCGTAAGGGTCTACCTGCCACACAACAACTACGGCAGCTGCATCGTCGTGAGCACGCATGAGTTGGAAGTTGCAAGCCTGTGTGTCGGACATCCAAGGGGAGTATATGAGCTTCAAAAGCTCTCGGCTCATCATTCTGTCTATGCCATCGCCAAGAAG GATGCACCTGAAAGAACCGTTGACAAACTCAAAATTGCACGAGAGTGGCTAGACAAACATCCACTTGTTGGCCCTGAGCTGGATTTATTACTCCATTTCCGTTTTAACGTGGCTCGTGGTGGGTTTGGTGGTGGTGTGTTCTCAGTGTGGGGGATATCTGGTGTTGGCAGATCATTTCTTGTCAAACACTTATACTACGACATGCTGACTACACTCGGGAGATCAGATCGGTTCAAGTACGGTTGGGTGAATGTATCCCGTCCATTCGATTTAATGGACCTGTCATGGAGCTTGCTTTTGGATTTGAATGATGGATCTCTCCAAGACCGCATGTCAGTGATGCAAGACCCAATTCAGGAGTGCCATGAATATATGTGTAATCATCGATGCGTAGTTGTTATCGACGGTCTGCAGTCTACAGAAGAATGGGACTTGATAAAAATTGCCTTGGAACTAGGAACCAGTCGACACTGCGTGGTTGTCGTTACCAGTGAAGAAAGTGTCGCCAAATACTGCGCAACAGACAGAGACAGAGTGTGGAATGTCAAAGGTCTAGGAGTCGATCACGCCTTTGAAATCATCCAAAAG AGATATAAACGTCATCACCAAGCAGCTACCGAGGACGAAATGCATATCTTGCACAAGTGTGGTGGACTTCCCAAAGTCATATGTGCTGTAGCTGGTATGTGCTACCAAGAAGGGTACTCTTGGAAATCTCTCGTAAAAGATAACTTTGTATCCGAGTTGAAGGCCAAGCCAAGTCTAGAAGATCTGTTTGTCTGGTTGCTTTCCTACTTCCATTCCTGCCCAGATTTCCTCAAGCCATGTATCTTCTACTTGTCAATCTTCCCTCTGAACCACATCATCCGGCGGAGGCGTTTGGTGAGACGGTGGATCGCGGAGGGATACTCTAGAGACAGTAAAGAAAGTACTGCAGAGAAGAACGGGGAGATGTCCTTTTCCAAGCTCGTCAACCTAAGCATGATCCAGGTGCCGCGAACAACAGAAAGAACAGTTGAGCAGAAGagcatgaggatgccgttgtGCCAAGTCAATGGTTTCTTCCGTGAATACATCGTCTCACAGTCGATGGAAGACAATCTTGTCTTTGCACTGGAGGGCCATTGCGACAAGAACTTGCATCGCACAGGGCGTCACCTTGCCATAGAGATGAGTTGGGACAGAGACCAAAATGTGTACGAGAGCATCGACTTTGCACGGCTACGGTCTCTGACGGTGTTTGGTCAGTGGGAATCATTCTTCGTGTCCGACAAGATGAGGCTGCTCCGGGTGCTGGATCTGGAGGACGTGTCTTCAGGTCTAACAAATCGTGACGTCGAGCAGATGGTGAAGCTGCTGCCTCGCCTCAAGTTCCTCTCCTTGAGAGGATGCAGAGAAATCTCTCATCTCCCAGATTCATTGGGTGGCCTGTGGCAGCTTCAGACTCTGGATATCCAAGGCACCTCCGTTACCATGCTGCCACCAAGCATCATCAAGCTAGAGAAGCTGCAGTACCTTCGTGCTGGTATCACTAAGCATGAGCATCATCACCATCAAGCTAATACAGAAGCAGCAGATCAGAAGCCTGCACAATCAGCATCGCCGATGAGCAGAACTCTGGGGTCCTGCTTGCTGTCCAAGTTGAGCAGACACCGTCTTCTTGGTGGTAGCTCTCATAATGGCGTGAAGGTGCCCGGAGGGATTGGGAAGCTTTCCGACATGCACACGCTGGGTATGGTCGATATTGGCACTGCAGGAGGGGATGCCATTCTAGAGGAGCTCAAGAAGCTTACACAGTTGCACAAGCTCGGAGTGTCTGGCATCAACCGGAACAACATCCAGAAGTTTTATTCAGTCATCTCAGGTCTTGCCCATCTGGAATCATTGTCATTGAGAGTGCAGGTGGACGAGGACGATGAAGCTGGCTGGTTGGACCTGGACGACATCTCCTTCGAACCTCTAGTGAACCTACGGAGCCTTAAACTGTACGGGCTGGTACGCAAGTTGCCAACATGGACCAAACAGCTTAAGAATCTCAGAAAATTGAGTTTGCAGATGACTATGTTACCGAAAGAGGGTATAGATGATATCATTGATTCTCAATCCCAGCTAGATCATATACGTCTTTTTTTGTCAGAGTTCCAAGACGGTGAGCTCCATTTCGGAAGAGAGTTCATTTTCTTGGGGCTCCTCGAGATTTCTTGCAACTCCAGGGTACAGGCTACAATAACGTTTCACGATAACTTTTTACTTAAGGTGCTGAGGATTCGCTGCTGGGGTGAGTCATCACTGCGGTTCTCTGGCCTACAGAGTTTAAAAGCTTTAGAGGAAGTCTGGCTTAGCAGTCCCTATGATGACGGCCTCAAGCAGCACTTGGAGAGCGAGCTTGCCGAGCGTCCGGAAGAATGGTCTGTGTTGAGGCTGGAGGAACCTGGCTCGTGGATCCCATGGCTACTGACCAGCTCGTGA
- the LOC112902677 gene encoding putative 14-3-3-like protein GF14-H: protein MEEREKVVCLAKLAEQAERYDDMVEFVKKLARMDVDMSAEERHLFSVGFKNTIGAKRASWRIICSLEQKLTSGDQAGVMIDAYKKKVEDELRKICNEVLSIIAIHCLPLANSGENVVFFYKMKGDYYRYLAEFSTGTEKKAAADQSLMAYQHAMVVASSELSPAHQIRLGLALNFSVFFYEIMNSHERACQVAKQAFDEALAEINSAGEGVYKDSTLMMQLLKDNLALWTSELTGGEASKDNDIDMEG, encoded by the exons ATATGGTGGAATTTGTGAAGAAGCTTGCTAGGATGGATGTGGATATGAGTGCTGAAGAAAGGCATTTATTCTCAGTAGGTTTCAAGAACACTATTGGGGCAAAGAGGGCATCATGGAGAATCATTTGTTCACTTGAGCAAAAGTTGACAAGTGGTGATCAGGCTGGTGTGATGATAGATGCCTACAAAAAGAAAGTAGAAGATGAACTAAGGAAGATTTGCAATGAAGTATTGTCAATCATCGCTATTCATTGCCTTCCCTTGGCCAATTCGGGTGAAAATGTCGTGTTCTTTTATAAGAT GAAAGGGGACTACTATCGTTACTTGGCTGAATTTAGCACTGGAACTGAAAAGAAGGCTGCTGCTGATCAGTCACTTATGGCGTACCAG CACGCCATGGTTGTCGCCTCCAGTGAGCTCTCACCTGCTCACCAAATCAGGCTTGGCCTTGCCCTCAATTTTTCGGTCTTCTTTTATGAGATAATGAACTCGCATGAGAG AGCTTGCCAAGTGGCAAAACAAGCATTTGATGAGGCTCTTGCTGAGATTAATTCTGCTGGTGAGGGGGTTTACAAGGATAGCACGCTTATGATGCAGCTTCTGAAGGATAACTTAGCATTGTGGACATCAGAACTAACTGGAG GCGAAGCATCTAAGGATAATGACATCGACATGGAG GGTTGA